Proteins encoded within one genomic window of Thiothrix litoralis:
- a CDS encoding cytochrome b/b6 domain-containing protein has product MLQRILVWDVPTRVFHWTLALSFAGAYLTSEGERYRDIHLALGYLMLGMIAFRLVWGFVGTAYARFGSFLFKPAAVVGYVRSLLSPSPQHYVGHNPAGGVAIFLLLALGLLIGLSGLGLYWEFGDEDLFEELHEITANLMLGVVVVHIAGVLISSVLHRENLVRAMFTGYKQAANAVSITHRYVWLGMAMALLSAVFLIVYLSGS; this is encoded by the coding sequence ATGTTGCAACGTATTTTGGTGTGGGATGTACCGACGCGGGTATTCCATTGGACGCTGGCGCTGTCTTTCGCGGGGGCGTATCTGACCTCAGAGGGTGAGCGTTACCGTGACATCCATTTGGCGCTGGGTTACTTGATGTTGGGGATGATCGCGTTCCGGCTGGTGTGGGGTTTTGTGGGGACAGCTTACGCCCGGTTCGGCTCCTTCTTGTTCAAACCAGCGGCAGTGGTGGGGTATGTGCGTTCCCTGCTTAGCCCTTCACCGCAGCATTATGTGGGGCATAATCCGGCGGGTGGGGTGGCGATTTTCCTGCTGCTGGCGCTGGGTTTATTGATTGGCCTGAGCGGTTTGGGCTTGTATTGGGAATTCGGTGACGAAGACTTGTTTGAAGAATTGCACGAAATCACCGCCAACCTCATGCTGGGTGTGGTGGTCGTGCATATTGCTGGCGTGCTGATTAGCAGCGTATTGCATCGGGAAAATCTGGTGCGTGCGATGTTTACCGGATACAAGCAGGCGGCAAATGCGGTTAGCATTACCCATCGTTACGTTTGGCTCGGTATGGCGATGGCATTGCTGAGCGCAGTCTTCTTGATCGTTTACTTATCGGGGAGTTAA
- a CDS encoding response regulator: MRILVVEDDALLGDAIQAGLTQAGDAVDWVRDGVQADHALASEPYAAVVLDLGLPRLSGLDVLQRLRQRKSTIPVLILTARDTVEDRIGGLDHGADDYLVKPFDMGELAARLRALIRRANGHVNPLLQVGGVELDPAGHCVRYQGETVELASREFTVLQALMLNVGRVLSRAQLEDKLYAWGQEVESNTVEVHVHHLRRKLYPGLIETIRGVGYLIPRDKAA; encoded by the coding sequence ATGCGGATTTTGGTGGTGGAAGACGATGCCCTGCTGGGCGATGCCATTCAGGCAGGGCTGACGCAAGCCGGTGATGCGGTGGATTGGGTGCGTGATGGTGTGCAAGCCGATCACGCGCTGGCTAGCGAACCTTATGCGGCAGTAGTGCTGGATTTGGGCTTGCCGCGCTTGTCCGGTCTGGACGTGTTGCAACGCTTGCGCCAACGTAAATCCACTATTCCGGTGCTAATCCTGACCGCCCGCGATACGGTGGAAGACCGCATTGGCGGGCTGGATCATGGAGCGGATGATTATCTGGTCAAACCCTTCGATATGGGCGAGCTTGCTGCTCGCTTACGTGCTTTGATCCGCCGTGCCAATGGGCATGTGAACCCGCTGTTGCAAGTCGGTGGGGTGGAACTTGACCCCGCTGGGCATTGCGTCCGTTATCAGGGGGAAACGGTGGAACTGGCCAGCCGCGAATTCACCGTGTTACAGGCGCTGATGCTGAATGTCGGGCGGGTGCTTTCCCGTGCGCAACTGGAGGACAAGCTGTATGCGTGGGGGCAGGAGGTGGAAAGCAATACGGTGGAAGTTCACGTCCATCACTTGCGGCGCAAACTGTACCCCGGTTTGATCGAAACCATC
- a CDS encoding DUF1924 domain-containing protein, translating to MLTPYRLSLSLAICGVLASIPAFAETPQQILDGFTTQAKTEAPDFQGFDAERGKLFFNSTHGNDWSCATCHTSNPAASGKHAKTDKVIDPLAPAVNAERFTDLKKVNKWFKRNCGDVLDRECTSLEKGDVLTYLMAIQ from the coding sequence ATGTTAACCCCCTATCGTTTATCACTCTCATTAGCGATCTGTGGCGTGCTGGCGAGCATTCCAGCTTTCGCAGAAACACCGCAGCAAATCCTCGACGGCTTCACCACGCAAGCCAAAACGGAAGCACCTGATTTTCAAGGCTTTGATGCTGAACGCGGCAAACTATTTTTCAACAGCACCCACGGTAATGACTGGAGCTGTGCAACTTGCCACACCTCTAACCCCGCCGCTTCTGGCAAACACGCTAAAACCGATAAAGTGATTGATCCGCTGGCTCCCGCCGTCAATGCCGAACGCTTCACTGACCTGAAAAAAGTGAACAAGTGGTTCAAGCGCAACTGTGGCGATGTGCTGGATCGCGAGTGTACCTCGCTGGAAAAAGGCGATGTGCTGACGTATTTAATGGCTATCCAGTAA
- a CDS encoding diheme cytochrome c gives MLFNAKKSTAAITLAVLLLSSFGAMQAFGDDDEHEGREHGEGREGMTGGLLTASDATFQTECSACHMAYPPGMLPAASWREMMGTLDKHFDTDASLDEATVAEILPFLEQNAAPERKADSGEKPVLRITETSWFKHEHDEISAATWKRASIKSASNCMACHTSADKGNFDEDSVRIPR, from the coding sequence ATGTTATTCAACGCAAAAAAATCTACGGCTGCCATCACGTTAGCGGTATTGCTGCTATCCAGTTTCGGTGCCATGCAAGCATTCGGTGATGATGACGAACATGAGGGCAGGGAACATGGTGAAGGCCGTGAAGGCATGACAGGTGGTTTGCTAACCGCTAGCGATGCAACGTTTCAGACCGAATGCAGTGCCTGCCACATGGCTTACCCGCCCGGTATGTTGCCTGCGGCTTCCTGGAGGGAAATGATGGGGACGCTGGACAAGCATTTCGACACGGATGCGAGTCTGGATGAAGCGACAGTTGCCGAAATCCTGCCATTCCTTGAACAGAATGCTGCGCCTGAGCGCAAAGCCGATAGCGGTGAAAAACCCGTGTTGCGGATTACTGAAACGAGCTGGTTCAAGCATGAACATGATGAAATATCTGCGGCGACGTGGAAGAGGGCTTCCATCAAAAGTGCTTCCAACTGCATGGCGTGCCATACGAGTGCGGATAAGGGCAATTTTGACGAAGATAGCGTGCGTATCCCACGTTAA